TCAATCTCGCGTTTACTCTGGAGACGCTTCTGCTGCGAAAAGCATAATTACTTAAGAACAACTAAAAACCGGGAAAACTTCTAAACGCCAAGATCTTTCTTCATCTGTTCAAGCTCTTCATCAACTGCAAACGAGCTCTTGGCAGCGTACTTTTCTTCCAGAGCCTTTGCCTTGTCAATAGTCTCGGTGTTCA
This portion of the Mesotoga infera genome encodes:
- a CDS encoding PspA/IM30 family protein translates to NTETIDKAKALEEKYAAKSSFAVDEELEQMKKDLGV